The genome window AAGGCGTGTGCAAGGGGTTTGTGGATTGGAATAAAAACATGTTAATTACAACATGGCTGGTCTTTTTTAGCTTGTGTAAACTGTGACTAACTAAAACTAGCTATCCCTCCTGATAAATATGGTCTTGACAAACAGTTACAGCTGAGTCCACATTTCACTTGTAGCCAACTACACTGTTATATAAAGTACTTTCATTATCCGAGTACTACATAATATAGAGACTGAGTAGAAAAGTTATTTCAAAAAACATTTTAGTATATCTATTTTAGAATATCTTTGGACAGTAAATTAAGTCCAAATACGAGGCCGTTCAGGATAATACATTCAATATTTTGATTCTTGTATATATATTCAATCTTTCTGATTATAGGCCTACATTCTATCCAGTGTATGTTCATTGAAGCTTGTGCTAGACACTGCATAATACGGTATAACAAGTGTAATAAATAACAATATCAATAATACAAGAACAAGCAATCCTGTTGTTGAGTTCCTCTGATAGACAGTATaccttagcctggtcccagatctgtttgtactgtcaTTCCACAAACATTATGTTTGGCATAAGACACAGAGTACAAGGAGTCAAATCTTAGCACAAATAGACTGGTAGCCAGGCTAAGTATTAGTGATGcgcgggttgactcataaccagCAGTCCCCGTGGTTATATGGGtttagggtcatgaaatattgtgCGGAtgaagggtgggtgggtggcgggCAGCTTGATTAAAAAGAAAACAATACTTTAAAAATCTGTAAATGTAACCTATCATTCTTGTGAAATgtatatctataggctacattgatgtttttctttaattattttagGCTATCTGGCATTGGTGCATAAGCTTAATCTTTAGGGCCTAACTGTAGGCGCGCCAAATAGCTTACACGCCGAAACCCAAATGCACTTGGGAATGGGCAGAAAAAAGTGAGCGTCTATCCATGGAGGCAAAAAGGACAATGTCAGACTTTAATTCATTAAGAGAAAAGCTgtgaaatggagagttgaaaataaagagaagggagggacagaaaagtaATGTTTGGGAAAGAATTGGTGAAGTggttaatattaactcctgcagaattaagcatttATTTAAGTAAAATGATACATCAAATGTAAGCAAAATTTGAACTTGGGAACAAGAGTGGAGAAATTagatttctttctttcagcatcttgagagaatgtgaatGCGCAGTTAGATAGTGTCTGTAGAGGTgatatctttatcagcatcataaaagctgacAATAAGCTATTTCAACCACAGAAAATATGCATCCAAGCtgaactgaaatcttatcagaaacgTGTTGGGTCGTTTTCACACTTTCCTGTTTCCTCAGAACTGGTCAAACTGATTTTGCACAGAGAATCGTTTTTACCtatgtcaactagattgaagcattATTTCTATCAATGTATCACATTATTCTGGTGATCAAaggtttatttagtcttctagggcaacatattGGCCTAATGACAAGTTGAATAACAGATAGCCTACAAAATGTTGGATATTATAACCAGAAACGTATCTAAATCAGGCAAAAAAAGAATCCTGCACCCCCTGTCAAATCGTTCCGACATCTCACACTATCCTACAGCACATTTTTTTATATAAGCAAGTtagattttcactttatcacatatagACGGGCGGTTgcggatgggttattagcaattgcgggCAGGTGCAGATGAACACAGCCCCATTACAAAATATACCTTTCCTGTGACTAATTATATTGTTAAGAACCATTTCATTACATCACAAAGCTTTATTCCATTCTGACATGAAGTAACACTTAGACATATTACTCAAAACATACACCcacacagcaaattggccagtgttacctggtgttgatttttcagtgtaacatttctagtgttgagTCAGGAGTTAAATTAAATCTGAAATTAACACTCAGTAGTGTAAAATAACCCCAGTGTTAGTGTTTATATCCAATGTTAAGTGTGAGAATGTGATTGTGTCAGTTTTACTCCGCGGAGAGTAAAACATTCCCAATAAAACCATGCCCATCATTATcacatttcccagcatgctctactggAGGTAGTCATTTTTAGGATTgtttttaatatctgtgtttttgcatgtacattgattgattaatattatggtacACAAATACAATTTTTCTCAACTAATCCAATCAGATGGATGCAATAAATGCAACTATTACTTAAATGGCTGTTCCAGTTGAAATGGTTTAGATAAGGGGTGGGAAACTCGGGCCCCGAGgtgcctgattggtgtcaccatTTTGCCCTAGCTAATTTAGAACATAAttagtttaatcagctgtgtttgctagggatggggaaAAGTGTGACACCCTTCTGGATCCTGaagactggagttgcccatccctgacttAGGTAGTCTCCTCACAATGTTCCTAACCCTTACAGACATACTGAATGATTAAAAATCTGCCTGGTTTCCTATAGGAATTACATCCCTTTGCAAGGCtccataatgtgacttgcagatgtggcctgtaaaccaggatTGTCCTAGCACCACTGTTAGGGTAAAACTTGGCCATCAAAGTAATGCCTTATATATTTAACGTATTGTCCTAAAGCATTATATTTTAATGATAACATTCACCTCTAGTGGGAAGTCCAAAGGAGTGAAATTAATAaattcaacaaccatgtctctgtcactaacaaatactgTCATGGGTGGTAAATCTACAATTAACTTGAAAAGGCAAGGCACTGGGAAATTAAATTGGAGGTGTGGCTTAGTTGAGGCATGGCTTTAAATTCGTTGTTTTTGGCACCCATGAATGGAAGTGTTGTATCAGTTTAAGTGGTCTATGGTTATACTTGTTTAAGTTAGAATATGTCTTCTGCTAGTCCTGAAGACTTTGTAAATGCTTACATAATAACAAGTAGCATTAAATACGTTATTATTATTGTAATCTCCTTAATCCAACACAAGCGACCTTGTCAACAGACACAGAGCTCTTTGCGTAATGGTTAAAAAATACTATATAAGGTGTTATTGCATAACACCATTAGTGTAAACTATATACACTTCCTAGTGTTAAAAATACTATATGAAGTGTTATTGCATAACACTAAAAGTGTTAATCATGTGGATCTTTATAAGTGTtgtgttgatttaacactggagAATTTGCTGTGCATGAATATCACAATTTCCACCCCAGAACAGTATACTACTTTAGAGTTTGATCATGATAAACTAAGTATACAGTAAAATCTACCATTTTGGTAGACTATGATTGTCAGATTAAGACAAGATTGGCATTTTCTTTTTGCACATATAAGTAACTTGCTTTGTCCGAGCCAGATAGGCCCTTAGGACAGGAGCCAATCTCCTGTTTATGTAGTGTGAGGCTGCATGATgcacaagtacaccccctggacagaatAGTAATGTATCGCATGGCCTTTTGCACAGATTCTGTAAGGCATTTCACTCAGCCTTCATTTTGTCTCTGATATCCGAAGGCAAGGTTTCAAACAGGACGTCCTCCACCACTAGGCCGCCACGCTTCAACGCCCGGCAGAACCGCAGCTCTTGAGGCAGGAGCTCAAAATGGTTGCCCTTCAGTTCCAGATGTGTCAATAGAACCAGGTATGAGATCTTTGGTGAGAGCAATGACAGCGTATTCTTGCCCAGCTTAAGGGTTTTGAGCTTCTTGCAAAAGAAGATCTCGTCTGGGAGGTTCTCGATCTTGTTGCACGTGACAGAGAAATACTGAAGACTCTGTAGGACGCCAATCTCCGGCGGAATGAACCGGATGTCGTTGTTGGACAGATCCAGGTAACGAAGCTTGTTGCATAAGAACAGGTGCGAGGGCAAGATCTCTATCTTGTTGTGACTGAAGTAGAGGCGCTCCAGGCTGCCCAGCTTCTTGATGTGCTCAGGGATGTAGCAGATACTGTTGTGCCAGAGTTTCAGGCACGTCAGCTTGTGGAGGTGCTGGCAGCTGACTATCTCCTCAATGGAGCGCAGGTTGTTTTCCTTCAAGTCCAACTCCTGTAGAGTTAGAGTTATACAAATGTATTTTAAGTGTCACTCCATAATATTACAGGAATTGGCAATACATATGACATATTTGAAGTCAAGAAAACCCAGAACAGAGTTAGCTGGAGATGCACCTTTTTATGCCCTTTGCTCAACTAGGAGCTTAAAGTCATTACATATTTAAAAACCACATTGTGGGCCACTCAGTGTGGAGACACTGTAGGGAATCTTACCAGACAGTCATAGTACTGTATATCAAACCTGTAGGTTGACCATTCTAGATAGAGTTTGAGACACTGTAGGCGATCATAGCAGGCGGTCAAGGTACAGCAATATCATACCTGTAGGTTCGTGAGGCTAAAGACAGCATGTGGGATGCGTTCCAGGTCACAGTGCACCAGCTCCAGTTCAGTCAGGTTCACCATCTTCTTCAGGTTGTTGAGCATCACCAGCTTGGTGCCATCGTTGTAAACGTACAGCCTCTGCAGGTGGCTGGACACGTCTACGATGGACTGAGGAATCTTTGTAAAGTTACTTTTGAGCGAGAGGGTCTTCAGATTCTTCAGCTCCCTTAGAGACTCCAGAACCACATTCTTAGACGCGTCAGGACTCAGTGAGCCAATGAGATAGAGCTCCTCTAGATTCCGCAGATGGTACAGCCAATGAGGCAGTTCCCTGCTGTCATCAAACTTTACCCTGAGCACCTTACATAAAGATAGAATGATACTTTATTATAAAAAATCAATAAAACATGCCACACCAAAGACTACCAGAATAGCATACCTTAAGGTTATCCTTGAGGAAGGAAGTGGCTGTGGTGTGGCTCTTTAAGCAACACTGATACAGAGATAGCTCCTGGAGGTTTTCCAGCTGTGCGATGGAGGCTGGGATGGTTACATTGTTGATGATCTCTAGCTTCAGGGATTGGAGCTCTGTCACCTCGAAGATGGTGTCTGGGAGCCCAGACAGCATGAAGAGCTGCAGCTCCAATCTGTTGTTATGGTTGGTCAGCAGTCTCTGACGCAGCTTCTCTGGTGTCCACTCGTGGTTCAGATTCAGCTGTTTCAGTTTGTTCTCACTGACCTCAGACAGGAACACTGCAAacctgagagaaagaaagaagaagaataCGTT of Oncorhynchus gorbuscha isolate QuinsamMale2020 ecotype Even-year linkage group LG15, OgorEven_v1.0, whole genome shotgun sequence contains these proteins:
- the LOC123996783 gene encoding volume-regulated anion channel subunit LRRC8C-like isoform X1 codes for the protein MIPVTEFRQFSEQEPAFRVLKPWWDVFTDYLSVVMLMIGVFGCTLQVVQDKIICLPQRISMANQTIPLPNKTELVSPVVSQDVHEMMGLKTNLDLQQYSFINQMCYEKALHWYAKYFPYLVLIHTLIFMVCSNFWFKFPGSSSKIEHFISILGKCFDSPWTTRALSEVSGENPEEKVLLDNKNNSASKTILNVSVEGNLDSLEKTQSLKSIPEKIVVDKPTASALDKKEGEQAKALFEKVKKFRLHVEEGDILYVMYVRQTVLKVFKFLLIIAYNSALVSEVQITVKCSVDIQDMTGYKHFSCNHTMAHLFSKLSYCYLCFVAVYGFTCLYTSYWLFYRSLKEYSFEYVRQETGIDDIPDVKNDFAFMLHMIDQYDPLYSKRFAVFLSEVSENKLKQLNLNHEWTPEKLRQRLLTNHNNRLELQLFMLSGLPDTIFEVTELQSLKLEIINNVTIPASIAQLENLQELSLYQCCLKSHTTATSFLKDNLKVLRVKFDDSRELPHWLYHLRNLEELYLIGSLSPDASKNVVLESLRELKNLKTLSLKSNFTKIPQSIVDVSSHLQRLYVYNDGTKLVMLNNLKKMVNLTELELVHCDLERIPHAVFSLTNLQELDLKENNLRSIEEIVSCQHLHKLTCLKLWHNSICYIPEHIKKLGSLERLYFSHNKIEILPSHLFLCNKLRYLDLSNNDIRFIPPEIGVLQSLQYFSVTCNKIENLPDEIFFCKKLKTLKLGKNTLSLLSPKISYLVLLTHLELKGNHFELLPQELRFCRALKRGGLVVEDVLFETLPSDIRDKMKAE
- the LOC123996783 gene encoding volume-regulated anion channel subunit LRRC8C-like isoform X2 is translated as MIPVTEFRQFSEQEPAFRVLKPWWDVFTDYLSVVMLMIGVFGCTLQVVQDKIICLPQRISMANQTIPLPNKTELVSPVVSQDVHEMMGLKTNLDLQQYSFINQMCYEKALHWYAKYFPYLVLIHTLIFMVCSNFWFKFPGSSSKIEHFISILGKCFDSPWTTRALSEVSGENPEEKDNKNNSASKTILNVSVEGNLDSLEKTQSLKSIPEKIVVDKPTASALDKKEGEQAKALFEKVKKFRLHVEEGDILYVMYVRQTVLKVFKFLLIIAYNSALVSEVQITVKCSVDIQDMTGYKHFSCNHTMAHLFSKLSYCYLCFVAVYGFTCLYTSYWLFYRSLKEYSFEYVRQETGIDDIPDVKNDFAFMLHMIDQYDPLYSKRFAVFLSEVSENKLKQLNLNHEWTPEKLRQRLLTNHNNRLELQLFMLSGLPDTIFEVTELQSLKLEIINNVTIPASIAQLENLQELSLYQCCLKSHTTATSFLKDNLKVLRVKFDDSRELPHWLYHLRNLEELYLIGSLSPDASKNVVLESLRELKNLKTLSLKSNFTKIPQSIVDVSSHLQRLYVYNDGTKLVMLNNLKKMVNLTELELVHCDLERIPHAVFSLTNLQELDLKENNLRSIEEIVSCQHLHKLTCLKLWHNSICYIPEHIKKLGSLERLYFSHNKIEILPSHLFLCNKLRYLDLSNNDIRFIPPEIGVLQSLQYFSVTCNKIENLPDEIFFCKKLKTLKLGKNTLSLLSPKISYLVLLTHLELKGNHFELLPQELRFCRALKRGGLVVEDVLFETLPSDIRDKMKAE